From Bacillus oleivorans, the proteins below share one genomic window:
- a CDS encoding DUF3231 family protein: protein MEKEHHIRLTSAELSSLWTTFLADSLSICMLKYFLEKVDDTEIKPIIEHALRLSNDHIEIMKEMFKDERIPIPKGFTDEDVNPNAPRLFQDTLFLNYIKHMTKGGLATYGAILPNIVRKDVREFFSSCLVSTTELYNEATSLLLSKGIEVRPPYIPYQTEVDFVNKQSFLAGWFGEQRPLTGIEIMNFYANVQTNKIGEAITIGFGQVAKSKKVRDYMQRGKEIAKKHMKVFAKYLSEYDLPVPMTWDHEVANVTEPPFSDKLMMFHISLLNASGMGNYGAAISMSQRRDIAANYARLTAEVGQYAEDGMNIMIDNGWLERPPHAADRGQLIKHRKN from the coding sequence ATGGAAAAGGAACATCATATTCGTTTAACATCAGCAGAACTTTCAAGTCTTTGGACAACATTTTTAGCTGATAGTTTGTCTATATGTATGTTAAAGTATTTTCTTGAAAAAGTGGACGATACAGAAATAAAGCCTATCATTGAACATGCATTGAGACTTTCAAACGACCATATAGAAATTATGAAAGAAATGTTTAAGGATGAAAGGATTCCCATACCTAAAGGATTTACAGATGAAGATGTTAATCCAAATGCCCCGCGACTATTTCAAGATACGCTCTTTTTAAATTATATAAAACACATGACGAAAGGTGGATTGGCCACATATGGGGCAATCCTGCCCAACATAGTAAGAAAAGATGTGAGAGAATTCTTTTCTAGTTGTCTTGTGTCAACTACTGAGTTATATAATGAGGCAACATCGCTTTTATTATCAAAAGGAATTGAAGTACGTCCTCCATATATCCCTTACCAAACAGAAGTGGATTTTGTCAATAAACAAAGTTTTTTAGCTGGTTGGTTTGGCGAACAAAGACCTTTAACAGGAATTGAAATAATGAATTTTTACGCTAATGTTCAGACTAACAAAATCGGAGAAGCCATAACGATTGGGTTTGGACAAGTTGCAAAATCTAAAAAAGTTAGGGATTACATGCAGCGAGGCAAAGAAATAGCAAAAAAACATATGAAAGTCTTCGCAAAATATTTAAGTGAATATGATCTTCCTGTACCTATGACCTGGGACCACGAAGTAGCAAATGTGACTGAACCACCCTTTTCAGATAAGCTAATGATGTTTCATATCAGTTTATTAAATGCTTCTGGGATGGGAAATTATGGGGCAGCTATATCCATGAGTCAAAGGCGAGACATAGCTGCTAATTATGCTCGACTTACAGCTGAAGTTGGACAGTACGCCGAAGATGGTATGAACATAATGATTGATAATGGATGGTTAGAGCGGCCGCCTCATGCTGCAGACAGGGGGCAGTTAATCAAACATAGAAAAAACTAA
- a CDS encoding TVP38/TMEM64 family protein encodes MRKILYFLLMYGLILLTAFYYRDFLLDWLQDSDFSHLPLMFFLAVLFSIIPIVPFTIFAGMMGMKYGVWIGGVINWFGTVGAAVIFFLLARYFFVHEFKQYVSRFKGYEKWNSIITKNSFITVLFARLIFIVPAPVINIGSGLSPIPFKIYFLATAIGELPSMIIYAFLGNQLFTSIQTFMYGLSLYLGFVLIIWLIYRRWLKQKSKVIV; translated from the coding sequence ATGAGAAAAATATTGTATTTTTTATTAATGTATGGATTGATCCTTTTAACTGCCTTTTATTATAGAGATTTTTTATTAGACTGGCTTCAGGACAGTGATTTTTCACATCTTCCTTTGATGTTTTTTCTGGCGGTTTTATTTAGTATCATTCCCATTGTCCCATTTACCATATTTGCTGGAATGATGGGAATGAAATATGGGGTTTGGATTGGCGGTGTCATTAACTGGTTCGGCACCGTAGGAGCTGCCGTTATCTTTTTTTTACTGGCACGATATTTTTTTGTTCATGAATTTAAACAATATGTAAGCCGCTTTAAAGGTTATGAAAAGTGGAACAGTATCATTACTAAGAATAGTTTTATTACCGTATTGTTTGCACGTCTGATTTTTATTGTCCCTGCCCCCGTCATCAACATTGGTTCCGGACTAAGCCCGATTCCATTTAAAATCTATTTTCTCGCAACAGCCATTGGTGAACTTCCTTCGATGATTATTTACGCCTTTTTAGGAAATCAGTTATTCACTTCCATTCAAACCTTTATGTATGGTCTTTCTTTATATTTAGGATTTGTTTTAATCATTTGGCTCATCTACCGCAGATGGCTTAAACAGAAGTCGAAGGTTATCGTATGA
- a CDS encoding cupin domain-containing protein: MYLNSYHYHHCYIPIHHNSWVNSWNPHNFNCNNYRNSAYYQLDQNYGNYYGINRLKDYGSKPFVININEATKQNNTFRTALWTGEHLQLTLMSINAGEDIGLEIHPNVDQFLRVEEGQGLVQMGKRRDRIDFQRRVYDDYAILIPAGTWHNLINTGNTPLKLYSIYAPPQHPFGTVHESKADAIAAEKSQGF, translated from the coding sequence ATGTACTTAAATTCATACCACTATCATCACTGTTATATTCCTATACATCACAACAGCTGGGTTAACAGTTGGAATCCACATAATTTTAATTGCAATAACTACCGGAATTCAGCGTATTATCAGTTGGACCAAAATTACGGGAACTATTATGGAATCAACAGATTAAAAGATTATGGATCAAAGCCTTTTGTTATTAACATTAATGAAGCAACTAAGCAAAACAACACTTTCCGGACGGCTTTATGGACAGGAGAACATTTACAACTTACTTTGATGAGTATCAATGCAGGAGAAGACATCGGGCTAGAAATCCATCCGAACGTCGATCAATTCCTTCGTGTTGAAGAAGGACAAGGACTTGTTCAAATGGGGAAAAGGAGAGATCGAATAGATTTTCAACGAAGAGTTTATGATGATTATGCCATTCTGATTCCTGCTGGAACATGGCATAATTTAATCAATACGGGTAATACGCCACTAAAACTATATTCTATCTACGCACCGCCTCAGCATCCATTTGGAACTGTTCATGAATCTAAAGCAGATGCCATAGCTGCGGAAAAAAGTCAGGGCTTTTGA